In Ctenopharyngodon idella isolate HZGC_01 chromosome 1, HZGC01, whole genome shotgun sequence, a single genomic region encodes these proteins:
- the lbx1b gene encoding transcription factor LBX1b, translated as MTTTKVVKICEAMGSRGMNPLDHLPPPASSNKPLTPFSIADILSKPTVKRTHRIHRLPASERPRQSITISRQTLITQTSPLCALQELASKTFKGLELGVLQAAEGRDGLTLFGQRDSPKKRRKSRTAFTNHQLYELEKRFLHQKYLSPADRDQIAHQLGLTNAQVITWFQNRRAKLKRDLEEMKADVESARSTGIVPLDKIAKLADLERCAAGATGHPGPECSPRLGQEYKRAHKLCLSPMSSLSDHTSQDYSEDEDVEIDVDV; from the exons ATGACGACCACCAAAGTTGTCAAAATCTGTGAGGCTATGGGGAGCCGTGGGATGAACCCCCTGGACCACCTTCCACCACCCGCGAGTTCCAACAAGCCCTTAACGCCCTTCAGCATCGCAGACATCCTCAGCAAACCTACTGTCAAAAGAACTCACAGGATTCACCGGCTTCCAGCATCAGAGAGACCCCGGCAGAGCATCACTATATCGAGGCAGACTCTCATCACTCAAACATCGCCTCTGTGTGCTCTTCAGGAACTGGCAAGCAAGACGTTCAAAGGTCTCGAATTAGGTGTGCTCCAAGCAGCAGAAG GAAGGGATGGGTTGACTCTGTTTGGTCAAAGGGACAGTCCTAAAAAGCGTCGAAAATCTAGGACGGCCTTCACTAACCACCAGTTATATGAACTAGAGAAAAGGTTTCTCCATCAGAAATACTTGTCACCTGCCGACAGAGACCAAATTGCCCATCAGCTGGGGCTGACAAATGCGCAGGTCATAACCTGGTTCCAGAACCGACGGGCAAAATTAAAGCGAGACCTGGAGGAGATGAAAGCGGACGTGGAGTCGGCCAGATCCACAGGTATTGTGCCTCTGGATAAAATCGCTAAATTGGCTGATCTTGAGAGGTGTGCAGCTGGAGCCACGGGGCACCCGGGGCCCGAGTGCTCGCCGCGGCTAGGTCAGGAGTACAAGAGAGCGCACAAATTATGTCTGTCCCCCATGTCGTCTCTCTCAGACCACACAAGTCAAGACTACTCCGAGGACGAAGACGTGGAAATAGACGTTGATGTCTGA